The following coding sequences lie in one Variovorax terrae genomic window:
- a CDS encoding LysR substrate-binding domain-containing protein, which produces MQNTRPKDFQLALTGDLHRWRTFLTIAELGSLTRAALFLDSNQSLLSRQLNALERECGARLFSRTGRGVELSDVGRKILPQVRALLEDAEALERDILGEAREPAGRVIVGSLPSISVSFIGRLFTAMRERHPAVTLRVFEGSSRQLEEWLADARIDIAILYRYGASPPEQEQAMAMVDSYLIGCRDDELTASSEVPFAALHELPLILPSAPNGLRAALDAMARQERITLSPAMEADSLQLFKLLVEHEKLYTVLPLHAVWNERAQGRLQAAKIVSPPLQRIISMALNKTKGPSRAVLSVTAQISAIVNDMAKRGMWHSGPPGGGISANQV; this is translated from the coding sequence ATGCAGAACACCAGACCTAAAGACTTTCAATTGGCACTTACCGGCGATCTGCATCGGTGGCGAACCTTCCTGACGATTGCCGAGCTTGGAAGCCTGACGCGAGCGGCGCTGTTCCTGGACAGCAACCAGTCTCTCCTGAGTCGCCAGCTCAATGCGTTGGAGCGCGAATGCGGCGCGCGGCTATTCAGTCGCACCGGCAGGGGCGTGGAACTGTCCGACGTCGGGCGCAAAATCCTTCCGCAGGTGAGGGCGCTGCTCGAAGATGCTGAGGCTCTGGAGAGGGACATTCTGGGCGAGGCGCGGGAGCCCGCTGGCCGGGTGATTGTTGGATCGCTGCCATCGATCAGTGTCTCGTTCATCGGCCGGCTGTTTACCGCCATGCGTGAGCGCCATCCGGCCGTGACGCTCAGGGTGTTTGAAGGTTCAAGTAGGCAACTGGAGGAGTGGCTGGCCGATGCACGCATCGACATTGCGATTCTCTACCGATACGGCGCCTCGCCGCCCGAGCAGGAGCAAGCCATGGCCATGGTGGACAGCTACCTCATCGGCTGCAGAGACGATGAGTTGACTGCAAGTTCCGAGGTGCCGTTCGCGGCGCTGCATGAACTGCCACTCATCCTGCCGAGCGCACCCAATGGCTTGCGAGCCGCACTGGATGCCATGGCGCGCCAGGAGCGAATTACCCTGAGTCCTGCGATGGAGGCCGATTCGCTGCAGCTCTTCAAGCTACTGGTCGAGCATGAGAAGCTCTACACCGTGCTTCCACTCCACGCCGTCTGGAATGAGCGCGCCCAAGGCCGCCTTCAGGCGGCGAAGATCGTCTCACCGCCGTTGCAGCGAATCATCTCGATGGCTTTGAACAAGACCAAAGGGCCAAGTCGGGCGGTACTGTCCGTGACAGCGCAAATCAGCGCCATCGTCAATGACATGGCCAAGCGCGGGATGTGGCATTCCGGCCCTCCGGGGGGCGGCATAAGTGCAAACCAGGTATGA
- a CDS encoding YceI family protein, which yields MTRSKLALALALLPLAAAAAPETYGIDPVHSYPHFAVNHLGMSTIQGRFDRMSGKITVDRSTRTGALEVKIDTASLTTGDAKHEAGSWATKNYGPRSRDEHLRSADFFNVAEFPEATYKSSRLVFSGDNLEAIEGNLTLLGVTKPLKLSITAFKCGPHPFTRKEMCGADAVAVFKRSDFGMKAFVGPVSDEVKLSINVEAYKE from the coding sequence ATGACTCGATCAAAACTGGCCCTGGCCTTGGCGCTGCTTCCGCTCGCTGCAGCGGCTGCTCCCGAAACCTATGGCATCGACCCTGTGCACTCGTACCCGCATTTCGCGGTGAATCACCTGGGGATGTCCACCATTCAAGGTCGATTTGACCGCATGAGCGGCAAGATCACCGTCGATCGATCAACGCGGACAGGGGCGCTCGAGGTCAAGATCGACACGGCGTCTCTGACCACGGGCGATGCCAAGCATGAGGCAGGAAGCTGGGCGACCAAGAATTACGGGCCCCGTTCCCGCGACGAGCATCTGCGCTCGGCCGATTTTTTCAATGTCGCCGAATTCCCGGAGGCTACCTACAAGTCAAGCCGGCTCGTTTTCAGCGGAGACAACCTCGAGGCTATCGAGGGAAACTTGACGCTGCTGGGTGTCACAAAACCGCTGAAACTCTCGATCACAGCCTTCAAATGCGGCCCTCATCCCTTCACGCGCAAGGAAATGTGCGGGGCAGACGCAGTTGCGGTGTTCAAACGCAGCGACTTCGGAATGAAGGCGTTTGTCGGGCCCGTATCCGACGAAGTCAAGCTCAGCATCAATGTTGAGGCCTACAAAGAGTAA
- a CDS encoding crotonase/enoyl-CoA hydratase family protein has protein sequence MTFEPATGVLAGLDHLHIEISGKVLHLRLNRPAKRNALNDGLIMQLQTAFTNLPADVSAVILSGEGEHFCAGLDLSELTERNTFEGVLHSRGWHAVMDQIQFGPVPVVSVLHGAVVGGGLELASATHIRVAEHSAYYGLPEGQRGLFVGGGGSARVPRLVGVHCMTDMMLTGAVIDAHEGWQRGFSRYLVPDGAGFAKACELAAKIAGNAPLSNFAVVQALPRIADMPQGDALFVEALMAAIAQGDAAAKQRLRAFLEGRAGKVVKQ, from the coding sequence ATGACTTTTGAACCCGCCACCGGAGTGCTCGCAGGCCTCGATCACCTGCACATCGAAATCTCGGGCAAGGTCCTGCACCTTCGACTGAACCGCCCCGCCAAGCGCAATGCGCTCAATGACGGTCTGATCATGCAGTTACAGACCGCGTTCACGAACCTCCCCGCGGATGTATCCGCCGTGATCCTCAGCGGCGAGGGCGAGCACTTCTGTGCAGGCCTGGACCTGTCCGAACTGACGGAGCGCAATACTTTCGAGGGCGTGCTCCATTCCCGGGGCTGGCACGCGGTGATGGACCAGATCCAGTTCGGACCCGTGCCCGTGGTCAGCGTGCTGCACGGCGCGGTGGTCGGCGGCGGGCTGGAACTGGCCAGCGCGACGCACATACGCGTTGCTGAGCACAGCGCCTATTACGGCTTGCCCGAAGGCCAACGGGGCCTGTTCGTGGGCGGCGGCGGCTCGGCACGGGTTCCGCGGCTCGTCGGTGTTCACTGCATGACGGACATGATGCTCACCGGCGCCGTGATCGATGCGCATGAAGGTTGGCAGCGCGGCTTCTCGCGCTACCTCGTGCCCGATGGAGCCGGCTTCGCTAAAGCCTGCGAACTGGCCGCAAAGATCGCCGGCAACGCACCTTTGTCGAACTTCGCGGTCGTGCAGGCCTTGCCGCGCATTGCGGACATGCCGCAAGGCGATGCGCTGTTCGTCGAAGCATTGATGGCGGCGATCGCGCAGGGTGACGCTGCCGCCAAGCAGCGTTTGCGCGCCTTTCTTGAAGGCCGAGCCGGGAAGGTGGTCAAGCAATGA
- a CDS encoding TetR/AcrR family transcriptional regulator: MPPKKPQPKPEAAKLIPVAPPPRRIPVGRSAQREPQPDRRTNILLAAEKLFALRGFHAVSIRDIASEASVPIALVGYYYGAKHELYHAIFESWSPAIAARLEALRTVSSDPDPHSRLKRILDAFVSPLVALHQHPEGQYYALMAARDLAAPTPEADRAHHEFFDPLANAFIDALMTTVPQASRGRVAWCYQFMLGALLHFLTDQRVERLSNGENRASDPAAKEELLAFIAGGFHAVLDKPSAQAPVPHRPARRGASRG, from the coding sequence ATGCCTCCCAAAAAGCCACAGCCCAAGCCAGAAGCCGCCAAATTGATACCAGTGGCCCCACCTCCGCGCCGCATTCCCGTGGGGCGATCGGCGCAGCGTGAGCCGCAGCCGGACCGACGGACCAATATCCTGCTCGCCGCCGAGAAGCTGTTTGCCCTCAGGGGATTCCATGCGGTTTCGATACGAGACATCGCCTCCGAAGCCAGCGTTCCCATTGCACTGGTTGGCTACTACTACGGCGCCAAGCATGAGCTTTACCATGCCATCTTCGAGTCCTGGAGCCCCGCCATCGCCGCCAGGCTCGAGGCACTGCGCACGGTATCCAGCGACCCCGATCCACACTCGAGGTTGAAGCGCATTCTGGATGCGTTCGTGAGTCCGCTTGTCGCCCTGCACCAGCACCCCGAAGGGCAGTACTACGCGCTGATGGCCGCCCGCGATCTCGCGGCCCCGACCCCGGAGGCAGACCGCGCGCACCACGAGTTCTTCGACCCGCTGGCCAACGCCTTCATCGATGCCTTGATGACGACGGTTCCGCAGGCCAGCCGCGGGCGCGTGGCGTGGTGCTACCAGTTCATGCTCGGTGCTCTCTTGCACTTCCTGACCGACCAGCGCGTCGAGAGGCTCTCGAATGGGGAGAATCGCGCGTCTGATCCGGCGGCGAAGGAAGAATTGCTCGCATTCATCGCTGGCGGGTTCCACGCGGTGCTCGACAAACCCAGTGCGCAGGCGCCAGTGCCGCACAGGCCGGCGCGGCGCGGCGCATCCCGTGGGT
- a CDS encoding alpha/beta fold hydrolase, producing the protein MTFITAKDGTRIAYKDWGEGQPILFSHGWPLAGDAWEAQMLFFGQNGYRVIAHDRRGHGQSDQPWNGNTMDQYADDLAELIEKLDLNDLVLVGHSTGGGEVVHYIGRHGSRRVAKVVLVGAVPPLMLKTDANPEGTPLAVFDDIRKGTATNRSQFFKDLTIPFYGFNRPGAKVNDGLRESFWLMGMQGGIKAEYDCIHEFSEVDYTADLQKIDKPTLVIHGDDDQIVPIAASGEKTVKIVKGAQLKIYKGGSHGLAQVDPAAFNADVLAFLRS; encoded by the coding sequence ATGACCTTCATCACGGCCAAGGATGGAACCAGGATCGCCTACAAGGACTGGGGAGAGGGACAGCCGATCCTCTTCTCGCATGGATGGCCGCTCGCCGGCGATGCCTGGGAGGCGCAGATGCTGTTCTTCGGCCAGAACGGCTATCGCGTCATCGCCCACGACCGACGCGGTCATGGCCAGTCGGATCAACCGTGGAACGGCAACACCATGGACCAGTACGCCGACGATCTCGCCGAGCTGATTGAAAAGCTTGATTTGAACGACTTGGTCCTGGTCGGGCATTCGACCGGCGGCGGCGAAGTGGTGCACTACATCGGCCGTCACGGCTCGCGGCGCGTCGCCAAGGTGGTTCTCGTCGGCGCCGTCCCGCCGCTGATGCTGAAGACCGATGCCAATCCGGAAGGCACGCCGCTTGCAGTGTTCGATGACATCCGCAAGGGCACGGCGACCAACCGGTCGCAGTTCTTCAAGGACCTCACAATTCCCTTCTATGGTTTCAATCGGCCGGGGGCGAAGGTCAATGACGGCCTGCGCGAATCGTTCTGGCTGATGGGCATGCAGGGCGGCATCAAGGCCGAGTACGACTGCATCCACGAGTTCTCGGAAGTCGACTACACCGCCGACCTCCAGAAGATCGACAAGCCGACGCTCGTCATCCACGGCGATGACGACCAGATCGTGCCGATCGCGGCTTCCGGCGAAAAGACGGTGAAGATCGTCAAGGGCGCGCAACTGAAGATCTACAAGGGTGGCAGCCACGGTCTCGCCCAGGTCGATCCCGCGGCCTTCAATGCCGATGTCCTCGCCTTCCTGCGTTCATGA
- a CDS encoding amidohydrolase family protein yields MRVSELTAIDVHTHAEVSCRNPFDNYGEEYDRAADKYFGSSRRPTIDETVAYYRERKIGLVMFTVDSESQLGRRRIPNEEIAYDRMAWSLYEVIAEHKLPAIFHSGHSGIGSGMRCGGGLRLQSSNPMLLEDVAIAFPDIEIVVAHPSWPWQDEALSLALHTPNVWIDLSGWSPKYFLPQLVQYANTLSKDRMLFGSDYPLITPERWMKDFDEAGFREKVKPLILKENAVRLGIQPIEGGE; encoded by the coding sequence ATGAGGGTTTCCGAGCTGACCGCCATTGATGTCCACACGCACGCCGAGGTGTCGTGCAGGAACCCCTTCGACAACTACGGCGAGGAGTACGACCGCGCCGCCGACAAGTACTTCGGTTCAAGCCGCCGGCCGACCATCGACGAGACCGTCGCCTACTACCGCGAGCGCAAGATCGGCTTGGTGATGTTCACGGTGGACAGCGAAAGCCAGCTCGGCCGCCGCCGCATTCCGAACGAGGAGATCGCCTACGACCGGATGGCTTGGTCGCTGTACGAGGTGATCGCCGAACACAAACTGCCGGCGATCTTCCACAGTGGCCACTCAGGCATCGGCTCGGGCATGCGCTGCGGTGGCGGGCTGCGATTGCAGAGTAGCAACCCGATGCTGCTCGAGGATGTCGCTATCGCTTTTCCCGACATCGAGATCGTCGTCGCCCACCCGAGCTGGCCATGGCAGGACGAGGCGCTGTCGCTGGCGCTGCACACGCCCAACGTCTGGATCGATCTGTCGGGCTGGAGCCCGAAGTACTTTCTACCCCAACTGGTCCAGTATGCGAACACGCTGTCGAAGGACCGCATGCTGTTCGGCAGCGACTACCCGCTGATTACTCCGGAGCGCTGGATGAAGGATTTCGACGAGGCCGGCTTCAGGGAGAAGGTCAAACCGCTGATCTTGAAGGAGAACGCCGTGCGGCTCGGTATCCAACCCATCGAGGGCGGCGAATGA
- a CDS encoding alpha/beta hydrolase — translation MSAREKKPMRTDVKINSAGLVLAGHLYTPEGDANGPRPAIVVSHPASGVKEQTAGLYAQRLAGLGFVALTFDAAYQGESEGMPRGTEDPAHRVEDIKAAVSFLSGHDAVYPDRIGALGICASGGYVISAASVDHRIKAVATISGVDIARQFRHGPDGTQSPAVIQTMLDAAAKARTAEVRGEGVGMFPIFPANEEQARAGGRHVFEGWEYYCSDRAQHPRSAKAFTWNSVDRLAAFDAFRFIDLLSPRPLLMIVGTEAVTKWMASEAFIAAREPKEVFWIEGATHVSLYDKDEHVSAAVSKLRPFFAANLSSGLAPQPVVW, via the coding sequence ATGAGTGCACGGGAGAAAAAACCGATGAGGACAGACGTCAAGATCAACAGCGCAGGACTGGTGCTCGCGGGACACCTCTACACCCCTGAAGGGGACGCCAACGGACCACGCCCCGCGATCGTCGTCAGTCATCCCGCAAGCGGGGTGAAGGAACAGACCGCCGGACTCTATGCGCAGCGCCTCGCCGGGCTGGGCTTTGTGGCCCTCACCTTCGATGCCGCTTACCAGGGAGAAAGCGAAGGCATGCCGCGCGGGACGGAAGATCCTGCGCACCGCGTCGAGGACATCAAGGCGGCGGTGTCATTCCTGAGTGGTCACGACGCTGTCTATCCGGATCGGATCGGCGCCCTGGGCATTTGCGCCTCGGGCGGCTATGTCATTTCGGCCGCTTCTGTCGATCATCGCATCAAGGCTGTGGCGACCATCAGCGGCGTGGACATCGCTCGCCAGTTCCGCCATGGCCCGGACGGGACGCAGTCGCCTGCCGTCATCCAGACCATGCTTGACGCTGCCGCCAAGGCGCGCACCGCTGAGGTGCGGGGCGAAGGGGTCGGGATGTTCCCGATCTTTCCGGCCAATGAAGAGCAGGCACGAGCGGGCGGCCGGCATGTGTTCGAAGGTTGGGAATACTATTGCAGCGATCGCGCGCAGCATCCGCGTTCGGCCAAGGCCTTCACCTGGAACAGCGTTGATCGACTGGCCGCTTTCGACGCCTTCCGCTTCATCGACCTCCTCTCGCCGCGCCCGCTGCTGATGATCGTCGGCACGGAAGCCGTGACGAAATGGATGGCCAGTGAGGCATTCATCGCTGCTCGGGAGCCGAAGGAGGTCTTCTGGATCGAGGGCGCGACCCATGTCAGCCTCTACGACAAGGACGAGCACGTCAGCGCCGCAGTCTCGAAGTTGAGGCCTTTTTTTGCGGCGAACCTGTCGTCAGGGCTTGCGCCGCAGCCTGTCGTCTGGTGA
- a CDS encoding feruloyl-CoA synthase, whose protein sequence is MNSARYRGARVGGCLSAEVEQRPGGEVLLRSTEPLGDFPRRLSDRLEHWARTTPDRVLAAQRDPAVPGGGDWLHVTYGQMLERARAVGQALLERGADVERPLAILSGNDLEHLTLAMGAMWAGVPWVPISPAYSLLSSDHAKLRHIFDVTTPAVVYASDPSYASAIKSVAPSERADVHVVLGTGTLPDRTTTLLSDLLSATPGAALDAAHASTGPDTIVKFLFTSGSTKQPKGVVNTQRMWCANLQMQAQCMGFLADEPPVLVDWLPWNHTFGGNQNVGLVLYNGGTLYIDEGKPTPKGIAQTIRNLREIAPTVYFNVPKGFEELSLAMEHDEILRSSLFSRVKAFMFAGAGLSQSVWDRLDRQAEATVGERIRIITGLGMTETAPSCLFVVQPGAGSGHVGLPCPGVEVKLVPNAEGSGKTEIRFRGPNVMPGYWRAPELTADAFDSEGFYRTGDAVRWIDDRNPQRGLAFDGRIAEDFKLSTGTFVSVGALRARVIAEGDPLVQDVVVAGLNRDDIGLLVFPRVDELRARFGLPLSMSASDVLGQDGVRAFFQAMLDRLWAAGTGSANRPARAVLLADPPQIDHGELTDKGSINQRMVLARRSALVERMYEARHGGVLLPGRS, encoded by the coding sequence ATGAATTCGGCTCGCTACCGCGGCGCGCGCGTCGGCGGCTGCCTGTCGGCCGAGGTAGAACAAAGGCCGGGGGGCGAGGTCCTCCTACGCTCGACGGAGCCGCTCGGCGACTTTCCCCGCCGCCTCAGCGACCGGCTGGAGCACTGGGCTCGCACCACCCCGGACCGCGTCCTCGCCGCGCAGCGCGATCCCGCGGTCCCGGGCGGCGGTGACTGGCTGCACGTGACCTACGGCCAAATGCTGGAACGTGCCCGCGCCGTCGGGCAAGCGCTGCTGGAGCGCGGCGCCGATGTCGAGCGCCCGCTCGCGATCCTTTCGGGAAACGACCTCGAGCACCTCACGCTAGCGATGGGCGCCATGTGGGCTGGCGTGCCGTGGGTGCCGATTTCACCGGCCTACTCATTGCTCTCTTCCGATCACGCCAAGCTGCGCCATATCTTCGATGTGACCACGCCAGCGGTGGTGTACGCATCCGATCCGTCATATGCCTCGGCGATCAAATCCGTGGCACCCAGCGAACGCGCGGATGTTCACGTCGTCCTTGGCACGGGGACGCTGCCAGACCGTACGACTACCCTCCTGTCGGACCTGTTGTCCGCGACACCGGGCGCTGCCCTTGATGCCGCGCATGCGAGTACAGGGCCTGACACGATCGTCAAGTTCCTCTTCACCTCGGGCAGCACCAAGCAACCCAAAGGTGTCGTCAACACGCAGCGCATGTGGTGCGCGAACCTGCAAATGCAGGCGCAGTGCATGGGTTTTCTGGCCGATGAACCGCCCGTGCTGGTCGACTGGCTGCCATGGAACCACACCTTCGGCGGAAACCAGAACGTTGGCTTGGTGCTCTACAACGGCGGAACGCTGTACATCGACGAAGGCAAGCCCACGCCTAAAGGGATCGCGCAGACGATTCGCAATCTGCGCGAGATCGCTCCCACGGTGTACTTCAACGTCCCCAAGGGCTTCGAGGAGTTATCGCTGGCCATGGAGCACGACGAGATCCTGCGCAGTTCGCTGTTCAGTCGCGTGAAGGCGTTCATGTTCGCCGGTGCTGGCCTCTCGCAGTCGGTGTGGGATCGGCTCGACCGCCAGGCTGAGGCCACTGTCGGCGAGCGCATCCGCATCATCACGGGCCTGGGCATGACCGAGACCGCTCCGAGCTGCCTGTTCGTCGTTCAGCCCGGCGCCGGCTCCGGCCATGTAGGACTGCCCTGCCCCGGCGTGGAGGTCAAACTGGTCCCCAACGCCGAAGGCAGCGGCAAAACGGAGATCCGCTTCCGCGGCCCCAACGTGATGCCCGGCTATTGGCGCGCGCCGGAACTCACGGCAGACGCCTTCGACAGCGAGGGCTTCTACCGTACCGGAGACGCCGTGCGCTGGATCGACGATCGCAACCCGCAGCGCGGGCTGGCCTTCGACGGCCGGATCGCGGAGGACTTCAAGCTCTCCACTGGGACGTTCGTCAGCGTCGGCGCGCTGCGCGCCCGCGTCATTGCCGAAGGCGATCCGCTGGTGCAGGACGTGGTCGTAGCCGGGCTGAACCGTGACGATATTGGCCTGCTGGTCTTTCCCCGGGTGGACGAGCTTCGGGCCCGCTTCGGTTTGCCCCTGTCGATGTCGGCGTCAGACGTGCTTGGACAGGATGGCGTGCGCGCGTTCTTTCAGGCCATGCTCGACCGCCTGTGGGCGGCCGGCACGGGCAGTGCCAACCGCCCGGCGCGGGCCGTGCTGCTCGCCGACCCGCCCCAGATCGACCACGGCGAGCTGACCGATAAGGGCTCGATCAACCAGCGCATGGTCTTGGCGCGGCGATCGGCGCTGGTCGAGCGGATGTACGAAGCCCGGCACGGCGGCGTGCTACTGCCGGGGCGCTCTTGA